In Salvelinus alpinus chromosome 22, SLU_Salpinus.1, whole genome shotgun sequence, one genomic interval encodes:
- the LOC139549192 gene encoding uncharacterized protein, with protein sequence MFGPRISPPCPLFIPQHAFPETRHPAPINKTLQMADHPSPFGCICGERRHNRLCTRSRLRLRDSDRDWQRASTGSMLKPQQSELLLHESRLYGKPWFWQRNSSTMESSRSLARVIMEMSNEIKKLETENSVLRGEIGQPTIGTEQGEPNPYSPAGQPRTGAEDNPSHMNLRRNSSAPALERQYKENIVMTVRRYSIASNMPSVIRKSESEDRVSKNREVAKGSNSSWGRLHEEVHGRAPSVFGNSTRDEFSTTAKKLTNRLFLQEYVHKNRTKVKTVTFLLPVDNIYTNRPVLANHLTDVDAIAETDS encoded by the exons ATGTTCGGACCAAGGATTTCACCTCCTTGTCCATTGTTCATTCCGCAGCATGCTTTTCCTGAAACACGACACCCCGCGCCAATTAATAAAACATTGCAGATGGCTGATCACCCGAGCCCTTTCGGCTGTATATGTGGTGAAAGGCGACATAATCGTCTTTGCACAAGATCTAGATTGAGATTGAGAGACTCAGACAGAGACTGGCAGAGAGCTAGTACAGGCAGCATGTTAAAACCGCAGCAAAGCGAGCTCCTCTTGCACGAGTCGCGGTTGTATGGGAAGCCGTGGTTCTGGCAGCGGAATTCCAGCACCATGGAGAGCAGCCGGAGCCTCGCGCGGGTGATCATGGAAATGAGCAACGAAATCAAGAAGCTCGAGACCGAGAACAGTGTGCTAAGGGGGGAAATCGGTCAGCCGACGATTGGGACTGAGCAAGGGGAACCGAATCCGTATTCACCGGCAGGACAGCCCAGGACCGGGGCTGAGGACAACCCATCCCACATGAACCTGAGACGAAATTCGTCCGCGCCCGCACTCGAGCGGCAATACAAGG AGAACATTGTAATGACTGTCCGGAGATACTCAATCGCCTCCAACATGCCAAGTGTGATCAGGAAGAGTGAGAGCGAAGATAGGGTGTCGAAGAATAGAGAGGTTGCGAAAGGAAGTAACTCAAGTTGGGGTCGACTTCACGAGGAAGTCCACGGAAGGGCCCCATCCGTCTTCGGGAATTCCACGCGAGACGAGTTCAGCACCACTGCAAAGAAGTTAACCAACAGGTTATTTCTCCAAGAATATGTGCACAAAAACAG GACCAAAGTAAAGACGGTCACATTTCTTCTGCCCGTGGATAACATCTACACCAACCGACCAGTTCTGGCCAACCATCTGACAGATGTGGATGCGATTGCGGAGACGGATTCGTAA